The following are encoded together in the Methylomonas methanica MC09 genome:
- a CDS encoding diacylglycerol kinase, with translation MANQNAKGLKRLINACFFSVAGFKATWQHEEAFRQEVMLFAVTAPLALWLGESAIEIVLLIGSVVLVLLVELLNSAVEAVVDRVGFEHHELSGRAKDIGSAAVMLSLIWAAVTWGLILL, from the coding sequence ATGGCTAATCAAAATGCAAAAGGCTTGAAGCGACTGATAAACGCCTGCTTTTTTTCGGTGGCCGGGTTTAAAGCAACCTGGCAGCACGAAGAAGCCTTTCGGCAAGAAGTGATGTTGTTCGCCGTTACCGCGCCATTGGCGTTGTGGTTGGGCGAGAGTGCTATCGAGATCGTATTGTTGATCGGCAGCGTCGTGTTGGTGTTGTTGGTTGAACTGCTTAATTCAGCGGTGGAAGCCGTAGTGGACAGAGTGGGCTTCGAGCACCACGAATTATCCGGACGCGCCAAGGATATCGGCTCCGCGGCCGTGATGTTGTCCTTGATTTGGGCGGCCGTCACCTGGGGTTTGATTTTGTTATAA